One window from the genome of Alnus glutinosa chromosome 13, dhAlnGlut1.1, whole genome shotgun sequence encodes:
- the LOC133854264 gene encoding probable copper-transporting ATPase HMA5: MATKLWALACIGHESHGNLSPRPHYPSMPKYPKGVSGEESSVELGPEAKAVFSVIGMTCSACAGSVEKAVKRLPGIREAVVDVLNNKAHVLFYPSFVNAENIRETIEDVGFEATLIEDEVNDRSTQVCRIRINGMTCTSCSSTIESALQAIHGVQKARVALATEEAEVHYDPKIVSSSQLLETIEYTGFEAILISSGEDISKIELKVDGVRTDHSMRIVQESLQALPGVQNTNIFPELNKISLSYKPDMTGPRTFINVIDSTGSRRFKGSIYPEGGRRETHRSEEIKQYYRSFLWSLIFTIPVFLTSMVFMYIPGIKHGFDSKVVNMLSVGMLLRWVLSTPVQFIIGQRFYIGSYKALRHGSANMDVLIALGTNAAYFYSVYSVLRAATSKDFKGTDFFETSAMLISFILLGKYLEVLAKGKTSEAIAKLMDLAPETAILLTLDGEGNVVSEEEIDSRLIQKSDVIKIIPGAKVASDGFVVWGQSHVNESMITGEARPVAKRKGDTVIGGTLNENGVLHIKATRVGSESALSQIVRLVESAQLAKAPVQKFADRISKYFVPLVIILSFSTWLAWFLSGKFHGYPESWIPSSMDSFELALQFGISVMVIACPCALGLATPTAVMVGTGVGASQGVLIKGGQALESAHKVNCIVFDKTGTLTLGKPLVVNTRLFKNMVLGEFYELIAATEVNSEHPLAKAIVEYGKKFREDEENPAWPEARDFVSITGHGVKAIVRNKEIIVGNKNLMLDHNIAIPVDAEEILVEAEGMAQTGILVSIDGEVAGVLAISDPLKPGAEEAISILKSMKIKSIMVTGDNWGTAKSIAKEVGIETVIAEAKPEQKAEKVKELQASGYKVAMVGDGINDSPALVAADVGMAIGAGTDIAIEAADIVLMKSNLEDVITAIDLSRRTFFHIRLNYIWALGYNLLGIPIAAGVLFPSTRFRLPPWIAGAAMAASSVSVVCCSLLLKYYKRPKKLENLEIRGIMIE, translated from the exons aTGGCAACCAAGCTGTGGGCATTAGCTTGCATTGGCCACGAGAGCCATGGGAACCTGTCGCCGAGGCCGCACTATCCGTCGATGCCCAAGTACCCAAAGGGAGTGTCGGGGGAAGAAAGCAGCGTGGAGCTGGGGCCGGAGGCCAAGGCGGTGTTCTCGGTCATCGGGATGACATGCTCCGCATGCGCCGGATCGGTCGAGAAGGCCGTCAAGCGGCTTCCGGGGATACGCGAGGCCGTCGTCGACGTCTTGAACAACAAGGCACATGTCTTGTTCTATCCTAGCTTCGTCAAT GCAGAGAACATTCGTGAGACTATTGAAGATGTTGGATTTGAAGCCACATTGATTGAAGATGAGGTGAATGATAGATCCACTCAAGTGTGCCGAATACGCATAAATGGAATGACTTGCACATCTTGCTCCTCCACTATAGAATCCGCTTTGCAAGCAATCCATGGTGTACAAAAGGCGCGGGTGGCCTTAGCAACTGAAGAAGCAGAGGTTCATTATGATCCAAAGATTGTGAGCTCCAGCCAGCTATTGGAAACCATAGAATACACTGGATTTGAAGCCATACTTATTAGTTCAGGGGAAGACATAAGCAAAATAGAGCTCAAAGTTGATGGTGTACGTACTGATCATTCCATGAGAATAGTCCAAGAATCTCTTCAAGCACTTCCAGGAGttcaaaatacaaatatatttccAGAACTCAACAAAATATCCCTTTCTTACAAACCAGATATGACAGGACCCAGAACTTTCATTAACGTCATTGACTCAACTGGATCAAGACGTTTCAAAGGTAGTATATATCCTgaaggaggaagaagagaaactCATAGAAGTGAGGAAATTAAGCAATACTACAGATCCTTTTTGTGGAGTCTGATTTTTACAATTCCTGTCTTTCTTACCTCCATGGTCTTTATGTATATTCCTGGAATCAAGCATGGATTTGATAGCAAGGTAGTCAATATGCTGAGTGTTGGTATGCTTTTGAGGTGGGTGCTATCAACTCCAGTGCAGTTCATCATAGGCCAGCGATTCTACATTGGATCCTACAAGGCATTACGCCATGGTTCTGCTAATATGGATGTTTTGATTGCCTTAGGAACAAATGCAGCTTACTTCTATTCAGTCTACTCTGTCTTGAGAGCCGCTACCTCTAAAGATTTCAAGGGTACTGATTTCTTTGAGACTAGCGCAATGCTTATCTCCTTTATTCTACTTGGGAAATATTTAGAGGTTTTGGCTAAAGGAAAGACATCAGAGGCCATTGCTAAACTTATGGACTTGGCACCCGAGACAGCAATATTGTTAACCTTGGATGGTGAAGGAAATGTTGTGAGTGAAGAAGAAATTGACAGTCGGTTGATACAAAAGAGTGATGTGATTAAAATTATTCCAGGAGCAAAAGTAGCTTCTGATGGTTTTGTTGTCTGGGGTCAAAGCCACGTAAATGAGAGTATGATAACAGGAGAAGCACGGCCAGTGGCAAAAAGGAAGGGTGATACAGTAATTGGAGGCACTTTGAATGAGAATGGGGTGTTGCACATAAAAGCAACACGAGTAGGATCAGAGAGTGCTCTTTCACAGATTGTACGACTCGTTGAGTCAGCCCAGTTGGCTAAAGCTCCTGTTCAGAAGTTTGCTGACCGCATTTCTAAATACTTTGTGCCCCTG GTCATTATACTTTCATTTTCAACTTGGCTTGCCTGGTTTTTATCTGGAAAGTTCCATGGGTACCCAGAATCTTGGATTCCATCTTCCATGGATAGCTTTGAGCTTGCACTCCAGTTCGGGATATCTGTCATGGTCATAGCCTGCCCTTGTGCTCTAGGCCTAGCAACACCCACTGCTGTTATGGTTGGTACGGGAGTTGGTGCATCTCAAGGTGTATTGATCAAAGGGGGTCAAGCATTAGAAAGTGCACATAAG GTAAACTGCATTGTATTTGACAAGACAGGAACCCTCACACTTGGGAAGCCTCTTGTTGTTAACACAAGACTCTTCAAAAATATGGTACTTGGAGAATTCTATGAACTTATCGCTGCAACTGAG GTGAACAGCGAGCACCCATTAGCGAAGGCAATTGTTGAGTATGGCAAGAAATTCAGAGAAGATGAAGAGAACCCTGCTTGGCCAGAAGCACGAGACTTTGTTTCCATTACTGGCCATGGGGTGAAGGCCATAGTCCGGAACAAGGAAATAATCGTGGGAAACAAGAACTTGATGTTGGATCACAACATTGCCATTCCAGTGGATGCTGAAGAAATATTAGTAGAAGCTGAAGGGATGGCCCAAACTGGGATTCTAGTATCCATTGATGGGGAAGTTGCAGGAGTTTTAGCCATATCTGATCCATTAAAACCTGGTGCAGAAGAAGCCATTTCGATTCTGAAGTCGATGAAAATTAAGAGCATCATGGTGACAGGTGACAATTGGGGAACTGCCAAGTCCATTGCCAAGGAAGTTGGAATTGAAACTGTTATTGCAGAAGCGAAACCCGAGCAGAAAGCAGAGAAAGTTAAGGAATTACAG GCTTCAGGCTACAAGGTTGCAATGGTCGGAGATGGCATAAACGACTCACCGGCACTTGTGGCAGCAGATGTTGGAATGGCAATTGGTGCAGGCACAGACATTGCTATCGAGGCAGCAGACATTGTGCTCATGAAGAGCAACTTGGAGGATGTGATAACTGCCATTGATCTTTCCAGGAGAACCTTCTTTCACATTCGGCTGAACTACATCTGGGCTTTGGGATATAATCTGCTTGGCATCCCAATTGCTGCCGGGGTCCTTTTCCCATCGACTAGATTCCGATTACCACCATGGATTGCTGGAGCTGCAATGGCAGCCTCTTCTGTCAGTGTTGTTTGCTGTTCACTGCTCTTGAAATATTACAAGAGACCCAAGAAGCTCGAAAACCTTGAGATTCGCGGAATAATGATCGAGTGA